One segment of Ancylothrix sp. D3o DNA contains the following:
- a CDS encoding DEAD/DEAH box helicase has protein sequence MDLTFASLGLSDARVSQLEKLGFTAPTAIQAQAIPELLAGRDVVGQAQTGTGKTAAFSLPILDNVDTTKSVIQALILTPTRELALQVCNAMRDLSGDRRIGILSVYGGSAIDRQIRSLQRGTQIVVGTPGRVIDLLERGNLKLDQLSWMVLDEADEMLSMGFIDDVEKILSQAPKDRQTAFFSATMDFSIRQLISKFLRDPVNVSIKQPKATPKQINQVVYNVPRGWTKAKALQPILELEDPESAIIFVRTRKAAAELTSDLQAAGHSVDEYHGDLNQSQRERLLNRFRQQQVRWIVATDIAARGLDVDHLTHVINYDLPDSVESYVHRIGRTGRAGKAGTAISLVVPFERRKLQQIERHVRQALRTMPVPTRAQIEARQLEKLKNKVLEALSGERLASFLPIVAQLGEEYDAHTIAAAALQMAYDQTRPSWLTSDMPEEDLSGTPKPKLIKRGRQQVQSEIVRGPAAEPQEVKS, from the coding sequence CAAGCGCAAGCAATACCTGAATTATTGGCGGGGCGCGATGTAGTAGGGCAAGCCCAAACCGGGACCGGCAAAACGGCGGCTTTTTCCCTGCCCATCTTGGACAACGTTGATACAACAAAATCAGTCATCCAAGCGCTGATTCTAACCCCCACCCGCGAACTGGCATTGCAAGTTTGTAATGCCATGCGCGACTTGAGTGGCGACCGGCGCATAGGTATTTTATCCGTCTATGGTGGTTCGGCAATTGACCGGCAAATTCGCTCACTGCAACGCGGTACGCAAATTGTCGTGGGAACCCCAGGACGAGTAATTGACTTGCTCGAACGCGGTAACTTAAAGCTTGATCAGCTTTCTTGGATGGTATTAGATGAAGCCGACGAAATGCTGAGCATGGGCTTTATCGATGACGTCGAAAAAATCTTATCCCAAGCGCCAAAAGACCGCCAGACTGCATTCTTCTCGGCGACAATGGACTTTTCGATTCGTCAGTTAATATCGAAATTCCTCCGCGATCCGGTCAATGTCAGCATCAAGCAACCGAAAGCAACACCCAAGCAAATCAACCAAGTTGTGTACAACGTACCGCGTGGTTGGACAAAAGCAAAAGCGTTGCAACCGATTTTGGAACTAGAAGATCCAGAATCAGCAATTATATTTGTCCGCACCCGCAAAGCAGCAGCAGAACTCACCAGTGACCTGCAAGCAGCCGGTCACAGTGTTGATGAATATCATGGCGATTTGAATCAGTCTCAGCGGGAACGCTTGCTGAATCGCTTCCGCCAGCAACAAGTCCGCTGGATCGTTGCAACCGATATCGCCGCTCGCGGTTTGGATGTGGATCATTTGACCCACGTTATTAACTACGATTTGCCGGATAGCGTCGAAAGCTATGTCCACCGCATCGGACGGACAGGACGGGCCGGTAAGGCAGGAACAGCAATTTCCCTGGTGGTACCTTTTGAGCGCCGCAAGTTGCAGCAAATTGAACGCCATGTTCGCCAAGCTTTACGCACCATGCCGGTGCCGACACGCGCCCAAATTGAAGCCCGTCAGCTAGAAAAGCTGAAAAATAAGGTGCTGGAGGCATTGTCTGGCGAGCGGTTGGCTTCTTTCTTGCCCATAGTCGCTCAATTGGGTGAAGAATACGATGCTCACACCATTGCCGCAGCCGCTTTGCAGATGGCTTACGACCAAACTCGTCCGTCATGGCTAACATCGGATATGCCGGAAGAAGATTTATCGGGAACTCCCAAACCGAAGTTAATCAAGCGGGGTCGCCAGCAGGTACAAAGTGAAATTGTACGCGGGCCGGCGGCTGAACCCCAAGAAGTCAAGAGCTAG
- a CDS encoding PEP-CTERM sorting domain-containing protein: MKSTHNFQLKSALLMAGVALPLLASLPVKAATTSFDAANFTGDPLKVNVTLDDNGGNGTVTVTLRVVTDAQNPNTADLRGFFFNAADGITGLTATGAQVNATDFSGNVSNVGNANLNGAGGQASYDGGIEIGNNGLRGGADDFQTTTFTLSANQPLTLAMFSAQNIGVRATSVGAPGSRREGSSKTEGAAPVYTPPVSSNPVTPSNPVTPSEPVTPISPVTPSEPVTPTSPIGSETPGGGTPVEQVPEPTTIIGSIMGLAGLMGMRRKAKANKTEE; the protein is encoded by the coding sequence ATGAAATCTACACATAATTTTCAACTTAAGTCTGCTTTGTTGATGGCCGGTGTTGCTCTTCCTTTGTTGGCAAGTCTGCCGGTTAAAGCGGCAACAACCAGCTTTGATGCAGCGAATTTTACGGGCGATCCTTTAAAAGTCAATGTTACCTTAGATGATAATGGCGGCAATGGCACGGTTACGGTAACTTTGCGGGTTGTCACTGATGCTCAGAACCCAAATACTGCTGATTTGCGAGGATTTTTCTTTAATGCTGCCGACGGGATTACCGGCCTCACAGCTACCGGTGCTCAAGTTAACGCTACAGATTTTAGCGGTAATGTTAGCAATGTTGGTAACGCTAACTTAAATGGTGCTGGCGGTCAAGCTTCTTATGACGGCGGAATTGAAATCGGTAACAATGGTTTAAGAGGCGGTGCTGATGATTTTCAAACCACTACTTTTACATTGTCGGCTAATCAACCGCTAACGTTAGCAATGTTTAGCGCTCAAAATATTGGTGTGCGTGCTACGAGTGTAGGTGCCCCCGGAAGCAGACGTGAAGGCAGCAGCAAAACAGAAGGGGCTGCTCCTGTATATACTCCGCCGGTCAGCAGCAACCCAGTCACCCCCAGCAACCCAGTCACCCCCAGCGAGCCTGTCACCCCGATCAGCCCTGTCACCCCCAGCGAGCCTGTCACCCCCACCAGCCCAATCGGCAGCGAGACTCCCGGTGGTGGCACCCCGGTCGAACAAGTACCCGAACCTACTACGATCATCGGTTCTATTATGGGTCTGGCCGGTTTGATGGGAATGCGCCGCAAAGCCAAAGCTAATAAAACTGAAGAATAG
- a CDS encoding 6-phosphofructokinase — protein sequence MSITQKKRIGVLTSGGDAPGMNAAVRAVVRSALHLGMEVYAIYEGYQGMVDGNECEPIETAASHPRLARPCIHALSWDDVGGILHRGGTIIGTARCLEFRTQVGRVIAARNLLIHGIDALVVIGGDGSLTGADLFRKEWSQILTELADSGTIGPEIIKQHPYLTIVGLPASIDNDMCGSDMTIGADTALHRITEAIDAISSTAASHQRTFVVEVMGRNCGYLALMGALATGADWVFIPECPPSMDDWQHQMCEVLNAGRESGRRDSIVIVAEGARDRQGNPITCDLVKKVLDERLNEDTRITILGHVQRGGAPTAFDRNLSTMLGHAAVEAILGSTPHSEPLMIGIQGNRICSKPLMQCVRETHAVADAISQGQYDQAMDMRGSSFKEAFYTLNTLMQAKPSSRGASSPPLRLAVLNCDAAAPGMNTIVRAAVRLGIDKGHTMLGIERGFRGFIEGKVKELNWLSVRGMATTGGSELGTSRRVPQAKDFYAIARHIEENKIQGLLVIGGWSGYEAAYKLFSQRDTFPAFNIPIVCLPASIDNNLPASELSIGADTALNNIIEAVDKIKQSAVASSRCFIVEVMGGYCGYLALMSGLATGAEQVYLHEDGLSMGHLQKDLQRLIDGFNQGKRVGLVMFNEDAHQVYNSNFISSMFAEEGKEVFQVRQAILGHLQQGGDPSPFDRIQGTRFAAKCLDFLIEEASNPIPGAGFIGLQGGQTCFFDLGELPRLMDMNLGRPKQQWWMSLRDLANILSMSAP from the coding sequence ATGTCCATAACACAAAAAAAACGAATTGGTGTTTTAACCAGTGGCGGAGATGCACCAGGGATGAATGCAGCCGTGCGTGCTGTCGTGCGTTCTGCTCTGCATTTGGGAATGGAAGTTTATGCTATCTATGAAGGCTATCAGGGAATGGTGGATGGCAATGAATGCGAACCGATAGAAACAGCCGCCAGCCATCCCCGTCTTGCCCGTCCCTGCATTCATGCTTTAAGTTGGGATGATGTGGGGGGAATTTTGCACCGGGGCGGTACGATTATTGGTACGGCTCGCTGTCTGGAGTTTCGCACCCAGGTCGGTCGAGTAATTGCTGCTCGCAATTTGTTGATACATGGTATAGACGCTTTGGTGGTAATTGGTGGGGATGGTAGTCTCACCGGCGCCGATCTTTTCCGCAAAGAATGGTCCCAAATTCTCACAGAGTTAGCTGATTCGGGGACTATAGGCCCAGAAATCATCAAACAGCATCCTTATCTCACAATTGTGGGTTTGCCGGCCTCCATAGATAATGATATGTGTGGCAGTGACATGACTATAGGCGCTGATACTGCCTTACATCGTATAACAGAAGCCATTGATGCAATTTCCTCTACCGCAGCGAGTCACCAACGCACATTTGTAGTGGAAGTGATGGGGCGAAATTGTGGTTATTTAGCCTTGATGGGAGCTTTAGCAACCGGCGCCGATTGGGTTTTTATTCCTGAATGTCCCCCATCAATGGATGATTGGCAGCATCAAATGTGTGAAGTCCTCAACGCGGGACGCGAGTCAGGCCGCAGAGATAGTATTGTTATTGTTGCAGAAGGAGCAAGAGACCGCCAAGGCAACCCGATTACTTGCGATTTAGTGAAAAAGGTTTTAGATGAAAGACTTAATGAAGATACTCGTATAACCATATTAGGCCACGTCCAGCGCGGCGGCGCACCGACAGCCTTTGACCGGAATTTAAGTACGATGTTAGGTCATGCAGCAGTAGAGGCGATTTTGGGTTCAACTCCCCACAGTGAGCCTTTGATGATTGGAATTCAAGGAAACCGCATCTGCTCAAAGCCTCTGATGCAATGTGTACGCGAAACTCATGCGGTGGCTGATGCTATTTCTCAAGGGCAATATGATCAGGCGATGGATATGCGGGGAAGTAGTTTTAAGGAAGCTTTTTATACGCTCAATACTTTAATGCAGGCTAAACCGAGTAGTCGCGGAGCTTCTTCTCCTCCTTTACGTTTGGCGGTACTCAATTGTGATGCGGCGGCGCCAGGGATGAATACGATTGTCCGTGCTGCTGTGCGTTTGGGAATTGATAAAGGTCATACGATGTTGGGGATAGAGCGCGGTTTTCGTGGTTTTATTGAGGGAAAGGTTAAGGAGTTAAATTGGCTGAGTGTGCGGGGGATGGCAACTACTGGTGGCTCGGAGTTGGGTACTTCTCGTCGCGTTCCCCAAGCAAAAGATTTTTATGCCATTGCTCGTCATATTGAGGAAAATAAAATTCAAGGTTTGCTTGTGATTGGCGGCTGGTCGGGTTATGAGGCTGCTTATAAGTTATTTTCTCAGCGTGATACTTTTCCGGCGTTTAATATTCCGATTGTTTGTCTGCCGGCTTCGATTGATAATAATTTACCGGCTTCCGAACTCAGCATTGGTGCGGATACGGCTCTCAATAATATTATTGAGGCGGTGGATAAGATTAAGCAGTCGGCTGTGGCTTCTAGTCGCTGTTTTATTGTCGAGGTGATGGGCGGTTATTGTGGTTATTTGGCCCTGATGAGTGGTTTGGCCACCGGCGCCGAGCAGGTGTATTTACATGAAGATGGTTTGAGTATGGGTCATTTACAGAAAGACTTGCAACGGTTGATTGATGGCTTTAATCAAGGTAAACGGGTGGGTTTGGTGATGTTTAATGAGGATGCTCACCAGGTTTATAACTCTAATTTTATTTCTTCGATGTTTGCTGAGGAAGGCAAGGAGGTTTTTCAGGTACGGCAAGCAATTTTAGGCCATTTGCAGCAGGGGGGTGATCCTTCTCCTTTTGATCGTATTCAGGGGACACGCTTTGCTGCTAAGTGTCTCGATTTTTTGATTGAGGAAGCGAGTAACCCTATCCCTGGTGCAGGGTTTATTGGTTTACAAGGCGGACAAACTTGCTTTTTTGATTTGGGTGAGTTACCACGTTTGATGGATATGAATTTGGGCCGTCCTAAACAACAGTGGTGGATGAGTTTGCGTGATTTGGCTAATATTCTTTCGATGTCGGCTCCTTAG
- a CDS encoding dihydroorotate dehydrogenase-like protein encodes MDITTEYLGLKLRSPLVPSAAAPLTENIDNVRRMEDAGAGAVILHSLFEEQLIREKFELHHHLTHGTESYAEAITYFPEPELFHVSGEEYLEHIRTAKAAVNIPIIASLNGFTTGGWVEYANLMQQAGADAIELNIYYVPTDPNLSGAEVEQNYINILREVKAEVTVPVAIKISPFFSNLANMAKRLDEAGANGLVLFNRFMQPDIDLENLEVSPHILLSTPQAMRLPMRWIAILYGKIGADLASTGGVQKGHDAIKMLMVGAKITQICSVLMRHGIEHLSVLEQEIKHWMEENEYESVKQMQGSMSQQNCPDASAYERAQYMKGIQSYKPPYSMADLRVSQ; translated from the coding sequence ATGGATATCACCACAGAATACCTAGGCTTAAAACTGCGTTCCCCCCTTGTCCCCTCAGCCGCAGCGCCCTTAACAGAAAACATCGATAACGTCCGAAGAATGGAAGATGCCGGCGCCGGTGCAGTCATTCTGCATTCACTTTTTGAAGAACAACTGATCCGCGAAAAATTTGAACTTCACCATCACCTAACACACGGCACAGAAAGCTACGCAGAAGCCATTACCTACTTTCCAGAACCCGAACTTTTTCACGTTTCAGGAGAAGAATATCTCGAACATATCCGCACAGCAAAAGCAGCCGTTAATATTCCCATTATTGCCAGCTTAAACGGATTTACCACCGGCGGCTGGGTAGAATATGCAAACTTGATGCAGCAGGCGGGTGCCGATGCTATCGAATTAAACATTTATTACGTTCCCACAGATCCCAATCTTTCTGGTGCAGAAGTCGAGCAAAATTATATCAACATTTTGCGAGAAGTAAAAGCCGAAGTAACCGTGCCGGTTGCCATCAAAATCAGCCCATTTTTTAGCAACTTGGCAAACATGGCAAAACGCCTAGACGAAGCCGGTGCCAATGGCTTAGTATTATTTAACCGTTTCATGCAGCCAGATATTGATTTAGAAAATCTCGAAGTTTCCCCCCACATTTTGCTAAGCACCCCCCAAGCCATGCGATTACCGATGCGTTGGATAGCAATTTTATATGGCAAAATAGGTGCAGATTTGGCCTCAACCGGCGGAGTTCAAAAAGGACATGATGCCATTAAAATGTTAATGGTAGGAGCAAAAATCACTCAAATTTGCTCTGTATTAATGCGGCATGGCATAGAACATCTGAGTGTTTTAGAACAAGAAATAAAACATTGGATGGAAGAGAACGAATACGAATCAGTTAAACAAATGCAGGGCAGCATGAGTCAACAAAATTGCCCTGATGCTAGTGCTTATGAAAGGGCACAATATATGAAGGGGATTCAAAGCTATAAACCACCCTACTCTATGGCTGATTTGCGAGTCTCTCAATAA
- the nifJ gene encoding pyruvate:ferredoxin (flavodoxin) oxidoreductase, translating to MTTATFSTLDGNEAVARVAYKLNEVIAIYPITPASPMGEWADAWMSEGRPNLWGTIPSVIEMQSEAGAAGTVHGSLQTGSITTTFTASQGLLLMIPNMYKIAGELTSAVIHVAARSLAAQGLSIFGDHQDVMAVRQTGFALLCSASVQEAHDFALIAQAATLKSRIPFIHFFDGFRTSHEVQKVQLLEDSHLRAMIDDELIFAHRHRALTPDNPVMRGTAQNPDVYFQGRETVNPFYAACPDIVQQAMDKFGDLTGRYYKLFEYHGAPDAERIIILMGSGCEAVHETVDYLTEKGEKIGVVKARLYRPFDMKKLVEAIPQTVKKIAVLDRTKEPGAGGEPLYLDIVTALHEEWPNETLPKIVGGRYGLSSKEFNPAMIKAIFDNLNQTKPKNHFTIGIKDDLTHTSLDYDPNFSTEPENVVRALFYGLGSDGTVGANKNSIKIIGEDTENYAQGYFVYDSKKSGAITVSHLRFGPQQIRSTYLIEKANFVGIHQGHFLEKLDVLKAADNNATVLLNSPYSPEEIWENLPLETQEQIVRKNLKLYTINATKVARESGMGGHINTVMQVCFFALANVLPKEEAIERIKKTIEKTYGKKGAEIVRMNLQAVDNSLQNLFEVKLGTVSSTIQKAPPVAEQAPAFVREVQGKMMLREGDELPVSALPCDGTYPTATSQWEKRNIAQEIPVWDADVCVQCGKCIMVCPHAVIRGKAYEPALLENAPASFKHIATKDKDFADTEFTIQVSAEDCTGCGICVEVCPAKNKSMPSRKAINMEELLPLRQQERENWSYFETLPLPDRRHLHVDRIRQQQWQLPLFEFSGACGGCGETPYLKLVSQLYGDRMIIANATGCSSIYGGNLPTTPWSKNAEGRGPAWSNSLFEDNAEFGLGFRVSIDKQAQFATELLQKLAGEIGDNLVGELLNNEQTNEADIWEQREKVESLKQKLQQLNSPEAKQLLSVADYLVKKSVWIIGGDGWAYDIGYGGLDHVIASGRNVNILVLDTEVYSNTGGQASKATPRGAVAKFAAGGKPAAKKDLGLIAMTYGNVYVASVAMGAKDEHTLKAFLEAEAYNGPSLIIAYSHCIAHGIDMTTAMNHQKEIVESGRWLLYRYNPELVHQGKNPLTLDSRAPKKTVEQSMYAEARFKMLTKTKPAEAKRLLQQAQEDVSSRWQMYEYMAARNSHSADKPVTPV from the coding sequence ATGACTACCGCCACCTTTTCCACATTAGACGGCAACGAAGCCGTTGCCCGTGTTGCATACAAACTCAACGAAGTCATAGCCATCTATCCCATCACCCCCGCCTCACCAATGGGCGAATGGGCAGACGCATGGATGTCAGAAGGACGCCCCAACCTGTGGGGAACCATACCCAGCGTCATCGAAATGCAAAGCGAAGCAGGCGCAGCCGGCACAGTACACGGATCACTACAAACCGGCTCCATAACAACCACCTTCACAGCCTCCCAGGGATTATTACTAATGATCCCAAATATGTACAAAATAGCCGGAGAATTAACCAGCGCCGTCATCCACGTTGCCGCCCGTTCCCTAGCAGCCCAAGGACTATCAATCTTCGGCGATCACCAAGACGTAATGGCAGTAAGGCAAACCGGCTTCGCCCTCCTTTGTTCAGCCTCCGTCCAAGAAGCCCACGACTTCGCCCTCATCGCCCAAGCCGCCACCTTAAAATCAAGAATTCCGTTTATACACTTCTTCGACGGCTTCCGCACATCCCACGAAGTCCAAAAAGTCCAACTACTCGAAGACAGCCACCTACGGGCCATGATCGACGACGAACTGATCTTTGCCCACCGGCACCGAGCCCTCACCCCAGACAACCCCGTAATGCGAGGCACCGCCCAAAACCCAGACGTTTACTTTCAAGGCAGAGAAACAGTCAACCCATTTTATGCAGCTTGTCCAGACATCGTACAACAAGCAATGGACAAATTTGGCGACCTCACAGGTCGGTATTACAAACTATTTGAATATCACGGAGCACCCGACGCCGAACGCATCATAATCTTAATGGGTTCCGGTTGCGAAGCAGTCCACGAAACCGTAGATTACCTAACAGAAAAAGGCGAAAAAATAGGAGTAGTAAAAGCCAGACTATATCGACCCTTCGACATGAAAAAACTCGTCGAAGCCATCCCCCAAACAGTCAAAAAAATCGCCGTCTTAGACAGAACAAAAGAACCAGGAGCCGGCGGAGAACCCCTCTACCTAGATATAGTCACAGCCCTCCACGAAGAATGGCCAAACGAAACCCTACCAAAAATCGTAGGCGGACGCTACGGGTTATCATCCAAAGAATTTAACCCAGCCATGATCAAAGCCATCTTTGACAACCTCAACCAAACCAAACCAAAAAACCACTTCACCATAGGCATTAAAGACGACCTCACACACACATCCCTAGACTACGACCCCAACTTCTCCACCGAACCCGAAAACGTAGTCCGAGCCCTATTTTACGGCTTAGGCTCAGATGGAACCGTTGGCGCCAACAAAAACTCAATCAAAATCATCGGCGAAGACACAGAAAACTACGCCCAAGGATACTTTGTTTACGACTCCAAAAAATCAGGAGCAATAACCGTATCCCACCTACGCTTCGGGCCGCAACAAATTCGCTCAACCTACCTCATAGAAAAAGCCAACTTCGTCGGAATTCATCAAGGTCATTTCTTAGAAAAACTCGACGTTTTAAAAGCCGCCGACAACAACGCAACCGTCCTACTAAATAGCCCCTACAGTCCAGAAGAAATCTGGGAAAATTTACCCCTAGAAACCCAAGAGCAAATAGTCCGTAAAAACTTAAAACTTTACACAATTAACGCCACCAAAGTCGCCCGTGAAAGCGGAATGGGCGGACATATAAATACAGTCATGCAAGTATGCTTCTTTGCCCTAGCCAACGTGCTACCCAAAGAAGAAGCCATTGAACGAATCAAAAAAACCATCGAAAAAACCTACGGCAAAAAAGGTGCAGAAATCGTTCGCATGAACCTCCAAGCCGTCGATAACAGCCTACAAAACCTCTTTGAAGTCAAACTCGGCACCGTCAGCAGCACCATTCAAAAAGCGCCCCCCGTTGCCGAACAAGCACCGGCCTTTGTCCGCGAAGTCCAAGGAAAAATGATGCTGCGCGAAGGCGACGAACTACCCGTCAGCGCCTTACCCTGCGACGGCACCTATCCCACCGCCACCTCCCAATGGGAAAAACGTAACATCGCCCAAGAAATCCCCGTTTGGGATGCCGACGTCTGCGTGCAATGCGGCAAGTGCATAATGGTGTGCCCCCACGCCGTCATACGCGGCAAAGCCTACGAACCGGCCCTCCTAGAAAACGCACCGGCCAGCTTTAAACACATCGCCACCAAAGACAAAGACTTCGCCGACACCGAATTTACCATCCAAGTATCCGCCGAAGACTGCACCGGATGCGGCATTTGTGTAGAAGTTTGCCCCGCCAAAAACAAATCCATGCCATCGCGCAAAGCGATTAACATGGAAGAACTCTTACCCTTGCGGCAACAAGAACGGGAAAACTGGAGTTACTTCGAGACCTTACCACTACCAGACCGGCGCCATTTGCACGTTGATCGCATCCGTCAACAACAATGGCAGTTACCCCTCTTTGAATTCTCCGGCGCCTGCGGAGGCTGCGGCGAAACCCCTTATCTCAAACTTGTCTCGCAACTCTACGGCGACCGCATGATCATCGCCAACGCCACCGGCTGCTCCTCCATTTACGGCGGAAACCTACCCACAACCCCCTGGAGTAAAAACGCCGAAGGACGCGGCCCAGCTTGGTCAAACTCCCTCTTTGAAGATAACGCCGAATTTGGTCTTGGTTTCCGAGTTTCCATCGACAAACAAGCCCAATTTGCCACAGAATTATTGCAAAAATTGGCCGGTGAAATAGGAGATAACCTCGTAGGCGAACTGCTCAACAACGAGCAAACCAACGAAGCCGACATCTGGGAACAACGCGAAAAAGTTGAAAGCCTCAAACAAAAACTGCAACAACTCAACTCCCCAGAAGCCAAACAACTACTCAGCGTCGCCGACTACCTCGTGAAAAAGAGCGTTTGGATTATCGGCGGTGATGGATGGGCTTACGATATTGGCTATGGTGGATTAGATCACGTCATCGCCTCTGGCCGTAACGTCAATATCTTAGTATTAGATACCGAAGTTTATTCCAACACCGGCGGACAAGCATCTAAAGCCACCCCACGCGGTGCCGTCGCCAAATTTGCAGCCGGTGGCAAACCCGCAGCCAAAAAAGACCTCGGCCTAATAGCAATGACCTACGGTAACGTCTATGTTGCCAGCGTCGCAATGGGTGCCAAAGACGAACACACCCTCAAAGCCTTCTTAGAAGCCGAAGCCTACAACGGCCCCTCGCTGATTATTGCCTACTCGCACTGTATCGCTCATGGCATAGACATGACCACCGCCATGAACCATCAAAAAGAAATAGTAGAATCAGGCCGGTGGTTGTTATATCGCTATAACCCCGAACTGGTTCACCAAGGCAAAAACCCCTTAACTTTAGATTCTCGCGCACCCAAGAAAACCGTCGAGCAATCGATGTACGCCGAAGCGCGGTTCAAAATGCTAACCAAAACCAAACCCGCCGAAGCAAAACGCCTCTTACAACAAGCCCAAGAAGACGTTAGCAGCCGGTGGCAGATGTACGAATACATGGCAGCCCGCAACAGCCACAGTGCGGATAAACCAGTAACCCCCGTATAA
- a CDS encoding HypC/HybG/HupF family hydrogenase formation chaperone → MCLAVPGKIISINNNEPLLKSAKVSFGGILKEVSLAYLPEAEIGNYVIVHVGFALSIVDEDEALKTLQYFSQMQKM, encoded by the coding sequence ATGTGTTTAGCAGTACCCGGAAAAATCATCAGCATCAACAATAATGAACCCCTTCTCAAGAGCGCCAAAGTCAGCTTTGGAGGCATCCTCAAAGAAGTCAGCCTTGCCTATCTACCCGAAGCAGAAATAGGCAACTACGTTATTGTTCATGTCGGCTTTGCCCTCAGCATCGTAGACGAAGACGAAGCCCTAAAAACTCTTCAATATTTTTCGCAAATGCAAAAAATGTAA